The nucleotide sequence CGGCGGCCGACGTCAGGCGAAGGCGAGCTGCATAAGCCGAGTGCGAAAGTGGCTCGTGCCGGGAGGGAGTCCGAAGGGTTCGTAGTACCAACGATGCCGGCGGCCACAACGCCGGCGGAGGGAAGGGGCCCGACTTTGGTCGCGCGCGTGGCTGGGGGTAAGTGCGAGGGCATGGCCGCGAGGCCCAACAACTCCGTAGAGAAAGTACGAGAACTCCAACACGCGCTCTTTCGTGCCGCCAAGCGAGACCCTGGGCGGCGTTTCCACGCGCTGTTCGATCGGATCTGCCGGAGTGACGTCCTGCAGAGGGCGTGGGAACGAGTGCGGAGCAACGATGGCGCTGCCGGCATCGACGGCTTGTCGCTGGCGATGATCGAGCAGCAAGGCGTCGCGCAGTTCCTCGCGGAAGCGCGCGACGAGATCCGGTCCGGGCACTACCGACCGCAGCCGGTGCGGCGCGTGTGGATCCCGAAGCCGGACGGCAGGCAGCGACCGTTGGGCATCCCGACGGTCAAGGACCGGGTGGTGCAGATGGCGACGAAGCTCGTGATCGAACCGATCTACGAGGCCGGCTTCGAAGCGTGCAGCTATGGATTCCGCCCCAAGCGGAGCGCCACGGACGCACTGGAGAAGCTACGCATCGAAGGCGGGCGAGGTCGCTACTTCGTCGTCGACGGCGACATCCAGAGCTTCTTCGACACGATCGACAAGACCGTGCTGATGGAACTGGTGGGCCGCCGCATCTGCGACCGCCGCGTGCTGAAGCTGCTTCGGAAGTGGCTGGACGCAGGCGTGATGGAGGAAGGCAACGTGCGGCACGCAGCCACGGGGACTCCCCAGGGCGGCGTGATCTCGCCGTTGCTCGCCAACATCTACCTGCACGAACTCGATCGTGAGTGGCAGCGGGACTGTCAGCATCTCGGCGTCCTCGTGCGATACGCGGACGATTTCGTGGTGCTGTGCAGGACCGAGTCCCAGGCGAACGAGGCGATGCGACGGCTGCGCGAGATCTTCGCGCGCCTGAAACTCACGCTGCATCCGGAGAAGACGAAGCTCGTGCAGATCGGGCTCGGCAAGGACGGCTTCGATTTCCTCGGCTGTCACCTGCGGATCGTGAAGTCCCGCTTCAAGGGGCGCACGTATCTGTTTCGGTGGCCGTCGCTGAAGTCGATGAAGAAGGTCCGCAG is from Deltaproteobacteria bacterium and encodes:
- the ltrA gene encoding group II intron reverse transcriptase/maturase; the protein is MAARPNNSVEKVRELQHALFRAAKRDPGRRFHALFDRICRSDVLQRAWERVRSNDGAAGIDGLSLAMIEQQGVAQFLAEARDEIRSGHYRPQPVRRVWIPKPDGRQRPLGIPTVKDRVVQMATKLVIEPIYEAGFEACSYGFRPKRSATDALEKLRIEGGRGRYFVVDGDIQSFFDTIDKTVLMELVGRRICDRRVLKLLRKWLDAGVMEEGNVRHAATGTPQGGVISPLLANIYLHELDREWQRDCQHLGVLVRYADDFVVLCRTESQANEAMRRLREIFARLKLTLHPEKTKLVQIGLGKDGFDFLGCHLRIVKSRFKGRTYLFRWPSLKSMKKVRSRVRELTDRRRRAGLKDVDEVIADLNPMLKGWGNYFRTGNASKQFNQIDHYVWRRIIRMLGKQRGFHGHRLAWRVSQQRRAWPMEKLRERGLHKLLGTIQYPGSKTA